The Achromobacter pestifer genome includes a region encoding these proteins:
- a CDS encoding pirin family protein — protein MSTLSEAGESQIESVVVPRTSDLGGFSVRRAIPSAQRRTVGPFVFLDHMGPIEFAAGSGIDVRPHPHIGLSTVTYLYEGSMVHRDGAGNTQTILPGEVNWMTAGRGIVHSERSSPESRQAAQRLCGLQIWVGLPKEHEETDPGFTHYGLDAQPVVEGEGVRAQVVAGSLFGKTSSVKTLSPLFYGDMQLQAGATTVLPAEHEERAAYLAQGTVEIDGQEFESGRLIVFAPGRPVQIRAKTAARFAVLGGEPLDGPRFIWWNFVSSSKDRIEQAKQDWQRNRFDQVVPGDETEYIPLPEPRA, from the coding sequence ATGTCCACCTTGTCCGAAGCAGGCGAAAGCCAGATTGAATCCGTCGTGGTGCCGCGCACCAGCGACCTGGGCGGCTTTTCCGTGCGCCGCGCCATCCCGTCCGCGCAGCGCCGCACCGTCGGGCCGTTCGTCTTCCTGGATCATATGGGTCCGATCGAGTTTGCTGCCGGTTCGGGCATCGACGTGCGCCCGCATCCCCATATCGGCCTGTCCACCGTGACCTATCTGTACGAAGGATCCATGGTGCACCGAGACGGCGCCGGCAATACCCAGACCATTCTGCCCGGCGAGGTCAACTGGATGACTGCCGGCCGCGGCATCGTGCATTCCGAGCGTTCCTCGCCTGAAAGCCGCCAGGCCGCGCAACGCCTCTGTGGCCTGCAGATCTGGGTGGGCTTGCCCAAGGAGCACGAGGAAACCGATCCGGGGTTCACGCACTACGGACTGGATGCCCAGCCGGTGGTCGAAGGCGAGGGCGTGCGCGCCCAGGTGGTGGCGGGTTCACTATTTGGCAAGACTTCTTCCGTGAAGACGCTGTCGCCGCTGTTCTATGGCGACATGCAGTTGCAGGCCGGCGCGACCACGGTGCTGCCGGCCGAGCATGAAGAGCGCGCCGCCTATCTGGCGCAAGGCACGGTCGAGATCGACGGCCAGGAATTCGAAAGCGGCCGCCTGATTGTGTTCGCGCCGGGCCGTCCCGTGCAGATCCGCGCCAAGACCGCGGCGCGCTTCGCCGTGCTGGGCGGCGAGCCCCTGGACGGGCCGCGCTTCATTTGGTGGAACTTCGTCTCCAGCAGCAAGGACCGCATCGAACAAGCCAAGCAGGATTGGCAGCGCAACCGCTTCGACCAGGTCGTGCCGGGCGACGAGACCGAATACATCCCGCTGCCCGAGCCGCGCGCCTGA
- a CDS encoding pirin family protein, whose translation MLTTRRAAERGHANHGWLDSFHTFSFANYYDPANMGFGALRVINDDRIAAGRGFGTHGHRDMEIITYVLDGAIAHKDSMGSGSTIQPGNVQRMSAGRGVMHSEFNPLSDRETHMLQIWIEPDVTGIAPEYEERSFSDEQKRGRLQALVSPDGADGSMKIHQDARLYGGLFDGAESAALDLAAGRRAWVHVARGSLTVNGVELSAGDALAITDEARVELSGGKAAEVLVFDLA comes from the coding sequence ATGCTTACCACTCGCCGCGCTGCTGAACGGGGTCACGCCAACCATGGCTGGCTGGACTCGTTTCACACCTTTTCCTTCGCCAATTACTACGACCCGGCCAATATGGGCTTTGGCGCCCTGCGCGTGATCAACGATGACCGCATCGCGGCTGGCCGCGGCTTCGGCACGCACGGCCATCGCGACATGGAGATCATCACCTATGTGCTGGATGGCGCGATCGCTCACAAGGACAGCATGGGCAGCGGTTCGACCATCCAGCCCGGTAACGTGCAGCGCATGAGCGCCGGCCGCGGCGTGATGCACTCCGAGTTCAATCCGCTGTCGGACCGTGAAACGCACATGCTGCAGATCTGGATCGAGCCCGACGTGACGGGCATTGCGCCCGAGTACGAAGAGCGCAGCTTCAGCGACGAGCAAAAGCGCGGACGCCTGCAAGCCCTGGTGTCGCCCGATGGCGCGGACGGCTCGATGAAGATCCATCAGGATGCGCGCCTGTATGGCGGGCTGTTCGACGGCGCCGAATCGGCCGCGCTTGATCTGGCCGCCGGCCGCCGTGCCTGGGTGCACGTGGCCCGCGGCAGCCTGACGGTCAACGGCGTCGAACTCTCGGCCGGCGACGCGCTTGCCATCACGGACGAGGCCCGCGTCGAGCTCTCGGGCGGCAAGGCCGCTGAAGTCCTGGTGTTCGACCTGGCGTGA
- the ntrC gene encoding nitrogen regulation protein NR(I) gives MKPVWIVDDDQAIRWVLEKALARAGVPTRSFSQSADVLEALSHDAPAALVSDIRMPGGNGLELLRQLKERNPGLPVIVMTAFADLDSTVSAFQGGAFDYLAKPFDVNEAVALIRRAMQESAEPENAEGQGESAQNNERWMMTQSASTAMQEVFRAIGRLAQSKVTVLITGESGTGKELVARALHGHGVRAGGPFVALNAAAIPRDLLEAELFGHERGAFTGANNLRRGRFEEAHGGTLFLDEIGDMPIELQTRLLRVLAEGSFYRVGGAQPVRVDVRIVAATHQPLEQRVEQGLFREDLFHRLNVIRLRLPPLRERVEDIPALAGHFLTASARALGVPVKRLTPEALAVLSKFDFPGNVRQLENFCHWLTVMAPGQTVERADLPPEIRAMEHQQQPSPALSRPAASMAGVGTVVQSAAPVEEGSPRNWQDSLLRDAQYRLERGEPAVMATLTRQFEKILLQSALDASRGRRVEAASRLGIGRNTITRKLRELGIEDE, from the coding sequence ATGAAACCCGTATGGATCGTCGATGATGACCAGGCCATCCGCTGGGTCCTGGAAAAGGCCCTGGCGCGCGCCGGGGTCCCCACCCGCAGCTTTTCCCAATCCGCCGATGTGCTGGAAGCGCTGTCGCACGATGCGCCCGCCGCGCTGGTGTCGGATATTCGCATGCCTGGCGGCAACGGCCTTGAACTGCTGCGTCAGCTGAAGGAACGCAATCCCGGCCTGCCGGTCATCGTCATGACCGCGTTCGCGGACCTGGACAGCACCGTGTCCGCCTTCCAGGGCGGCGCGTTCGACTACCTGGCCAAGCCGTTCGACGTGAACGAGGCAGTGGCGCTGATCCGGCGCGCCATGCAGGAATCCGCCGAGCCCGAAAATGCCGAAGGGCAGGGCGAGTCGGCGCAGAACAACGAGCGCTGGATGATGACGCAGTCCGCGTCCACCGCCATGCAGGAAGTGTTCCGCGCGATCGGCCGGCTGGCCCAGTCCAAGGTCACCGTGCTGATCACGGGCGAGTCCGGCACCGGCAAGGAACTGGTGGCGCGCGCCTTGCACGGCCACGGCGTGCGCGCCGGCGGCCCCTTCGTGGCGCTGAACGCGGCGGCCATCCCGCGCGACCTGCTGGAGGCCGAGCTGTTCGGCCACGAGCGCGGCGCGTTCACGGGCGCCAACAACCTGCGCCGCGGCCGCTTCGAGGAAGCGCACGGCGGCACGCTGTTCCTGGACGAAATCGGCGACATGCCGATCGAATTGCAGACGCGCCTGTTGCGCGTGCTGGCCGAAGGCAGCTTCTACCGCGTCGGCGGCGCGCAGCCGGTGCGCGTCGATGTGCGCATCGTCGCCGCCACCCACCAGCCGCTGGAGCAGCGTGTGGAGCAGGGCCTGTTCCGCGAGGACTTGTTCCACCGCCTGAACGTGATCCGGCTGCGCCTGCCGCCCTTGCGCGAACGGGTGGAAGATATCCCGGCGCTGGCTGGCCACTTCCTGACCGCCAGCGCCCGCGCGCTGGGGGTGCCGGTCAAGCGCCTGACGCCGGAAGCGCTGGCCGTGTTGTCCAAGTTCGACTTTCCGGGCAACGTGCGCCAGTTGGAGAACTTCTGTCACTGGCTGACGGTGATGGCGCCTGGCCAGACGGTGGAGCGCGCCGATCTGCCGCCGGAAATCCGCGCCATGGAGCATCAGCAGCAGCCGAGTCCGGCGCTGTCGCGTCCTGCCGCGTCCATGGCCGGCGTGGGTACGGTGGTCCAGTCCGCGGCGCCGGTGGAAGAGGGCTCTCCGCGCAACTGGCAGGATTCCCTGCTGCGCGATGCGCAGTACCGGCTGGAACGCGGCGAACCCGCGGTCATGGCCACGCTCACGCGCCAGTTCGAGAAGATCCTGCTGCAAAGCGCGCTGGACGCCAGCCGCGGCCGCCGCGTGGAAGCCGCTAGCCGCCTGGGCATCGGCCGCAACACCATCACGCGCAAGCTGCGCGAGCTGGGCATCGAGGACGAATAA
- a CDS encoding Bug family tripartite tricarboxylate transporter substrate binding protein, whose amino-acid sequence MHRYTFNTLRGLAALALIQGASAALAAGYPAKPITFIVPYTAGGTTDLVARTAGQKVAEKLGQPVIVENRPGAGGNIGMDAVAKAAPDGYTIGFGAISTNALNPFVYPSMPFDPTKDFTGVSMLGASTVVLEVGPALKVDSVKDLVAYAKQHPGTSFGTPGTGTSMHLAGVMFDQLTGAGMQHIPYKGSAQGLNDLLGGHLPVMFDNLPASLPHIKAGKVHALAVTGSKRAPALPDVPTLAELGYEAAVVDPWFAVYGPAKMSPEVTKALSEAFQWALALPEVKTKLEQAGFMPYGSTPQEVERLTQSQHEAFKALSQKVKLSAD is encoded by the coding sequence ATGCATCGCTACACATTCAACACGCTGCGCGGCCTGGCCGCGCTGGCGCTGATCCAGGGCGCCTCGGCGGCGCTCGCCGCCGGCTATCCGGCCAAGCCCATCACCTTCATCGTGCCCTACACCGCAGGCGGCACCACCGACCTGGTGGCGCGCACGGCGGGTCAGAAAGTGGCTGAAAAGCTGGGCCAGCCCGTCATCGTCGAGAACCGCCCTGGCGCGGGCGGCAATATCGGCATGGACGCCGTGGCCAAGGCCGCGCCCGACGGCTACACCATCGGCTTCGGCGCGATTTCCACGAATGCCCTGAATCCCTTCGTCTACCCGTCCATGCCTTTCGATCCCACCAAGGATTTCACGGGCGTCAGCATGCTGGGCGCGTCCACCGTGGTGCTGGAGGTCGGCCCGGCGCTGAAGGTCGACAGCGTCAAGGATCTGGTCGCTTATGCCAAGCAGCATCCCGGCACCTCGTTCGGCACGCCGGGCACTGGCACCTCCATGCATCTGGCCGGCGTGATGTTCGACCAGCTGACCGGCGCCGGCATGCAGCACATTCCGTACAAGGGCAGCGCGCAGGGCCTGAACGACCTGCTGGGCGGGCATCTGCCAGTGATGTTCGACAATCTGCCGGCGTCGCTGCCGCACATCAAGGCGGGCAAGGTGCATGCGCTGGCGGTGACGGGCAGCAAGCGCGCGCCTGCCTTGCCGGACGTGCCGACGCTGGCCGAGCTGGGCTACGAGGCGGCCGTGGTGGATCCGTGGTTCGCGGTTTATGGCCCGGCGAAGATGTCGCCCGAGGTGACCAAGGCCCTGAGCGAAGCCTTCCAATGGGCGCTGGCCTTGCCGGAAGTGAAGACCAAGCTGGAGCAGGCCGGCTTCATGCCGTATGGCTCCACGCCGCAGGAAGTGGAGCGCCTGACCCAGAGCCAGCACGAAGCCTTCAAGGCTCTGTCGCAAAAAGTGAAGCTGTCGGCCGACTGA
- a CDS encoding LysR family transcriptional regulator, whose protein sequence is MQAITPELLILVDAIARHGSFAKAARELGKVPSAVTYSIRKLEDGLDVLLFDRSGHRALLTPAGETLLKDGRHVLQSLDDLACRVKRIATGWEVELRIAVSAVLPWRPLYDLIEEFQALGSATTLRFSSEVLSGNWDALTSGRADLVIGAGAAGEPTGPYRSQAMGQSQFGFCVAAHHPLASLPQPLSRADITRYCAVVVADTSRNLAPQTRGILAEQPMLVMPTMQAKIDAQVRGLGCGYLPLTLAAPYLAQGVLVVCETDEGMSLTEHLTYAWRSEPPGEALKWWLQKLKSPRLCESLLGMG, encoded by the coding sequence ATGCAAGCCATCACCCCCGAACTGCTCATCCTGGTGGACGCCATCGCGCGCCACGGCAGCTTTGCCAAGGCGGCCCGCGAACTGGGCAAGGTGCCCTCGGCGGTGACCTACTCCATCCGCAAGCTGGAGGACGGCCTGGACGTGCTGCTGTTCGACCGCTCGGGGCACCGCGCCCTGCTGACGCCGGCGGGCGAAACGCTGCTGAAGGACGGGCGCCATGTGTTGCAGTCGCTGGATGACCTGGCCTGCCGCGTCAAGCGCATCGCCACGGGCTGGGAAGTCGAGCTGCGCATCGCGGTCAGCGCGGTCCTGCCATGGCGGCCGCTATACGATCTGATAGAAGAGTTCCAGGCGCTGGGCAGCGCCACCACGCTGCGTTTTTCCAGCGAGGTGCTGAGCGGCAACTGGGACGCCCTGACCTCGGGACGGGCCGATCTGGTCATCGGCGCGGGCGCGGCGGGCGAGCCCACCGGCCCGTACCGCTCGCAAGCCATGGGCCAATCGCAATTCGGCTTCTGCGTGGCCGCGCACCATCCGCTGGCGTCGCTGCCGCAGCCCTTGAGCCGGGCCGACATCACGCGCTACTGCGCGGTGGTGGTGGCGGATACGTCGCGCAACCTGGCGCCGCAGACGCGCGGCATCCTGGCCGAACAACCCATGCTGGTAATGCCGACCATGCAGGCCAAGATCGACGCCCAGGTGCGCGGCCTGGGCTGCGGCTACCTGCCGCTGACGCTGGCCGCGCCCTATCTGGCGCAAGGGGTACTGGTGGTGTGCGAGACCGACGAAGGCATGTCCCTGACCGAGCACCTGACCTACGCCTGGCGCTCGGAGCCGCCGGGCGAAGCCTTGAAGTGGTGGCTGCAGAAACTGAAATCGCCGCGCCTGTGCGAGAGCCTCTTGGGGATGGGATAA
- a CDS encoding Fe(3+) ABC transporter substrate-binding protein, translating to MNKRPQLNSLLRALALAGAAAFTVSANAAEEVSLYTTREPKLIQPLLDAFTKESGIKVNTVFVKDGLLERVKAEGAKSPADVLMTVDIGNLLDLVDGGVTQSVKSQTLESVIPANLRGADGKWYALSLRDRVLYVEKDLKLEAFRYEDLADPKWKGKVCIRSGQHPYNTALVASMIAHDGAEATEKWLRGVKANLARKAAGGDRDVARDILGGICDIGLANAYYVGHMKNAEPGTDARKWGDAIKVIRPTFANAKSGGTHVNVSGAAVAAHAPNKANAVKLLDFLVSEPAQALYAQANYEYPVRKGVKLDPVIASFGELKVDPLPLTEIAKHRKQASELVDKVGFDN from the coding sequence ATGAATAAGCGTCCCCAATTGAATTCGCTGCTGCGCGCCCTGGCGCTGGCCGGCGCCGCCGCCTTCACCGTGTCGGCCAACGCCGCCGAGGAAGTCAGCCTCTACACCACCCGGGAACCCAAGCTGATCCAGCCGCTGCTGGACGCCTTCACCAAGGAAAGCGGCATCAAGGTCAATACGGTCTTCGTCAAGGACGGCCTGCTGGAACGCGTCAAGGCCGAAGGCGCCAAGTCGCCCGCCGACGTGCTGATGACCGTGGACATCGGCAACCTGCTGGATCTGGTCGATGGCGGCGTGACGCAGTCGGTCAAGTCGCAAACCCTGGAATCCGTCATCCCCGCCAACCTGCGCGGCGCCGACGGCAAGTGGTACGCCCTGTCGCTGCGCGACCGCGTGCTGTACGTGGAAAAGGACCTGAAGCTGGAAGCCTTCCGCTACGAAGACCTGGCCGACCCCAAGTGGAAGGGCAAGGTCTGCATCCGCTCGGGCCAGCATCCCTACAACACCGCGCTGGTCGCCTCCATGATCGCGCATGACGGCGCGGAAGCCACTGAAAAATGGCTGCGCGGCGTCAAGGCCAACCTGGCCCGCAAGGCTGCCGGCGGCGACCGCGACGTGGCCCGCGACATCCTGGGCGGCATCTGCGACATCGGCCTGGCCAATGCCTATTATGTCGGCCACATGAAGAATGCGGAACCCGGCACGGACGCGCGCAAGTGGGGCGACGCCATCAAGGTCATCCGCCCGACCTTCGCCAACGCCAAGAGCGGCGGCACGCACGTGAACGTCAGCGGCGCCGCCGTTGCCGCCCACGCGCCGAACAAGGCCAACGCGGTCAAGCTGCTGGACTTCCTGGTGTCCGAACCCGCCCAGGCCCTGTACGCTCAGGCCAACTATGAATACCCCGTCCGCAAGGGCGTGAAGCTGGACCCCGTGATCGCCAGCTTCGGCGAGCTGAAGGTGGACCCGCTGCCCCTGACCGAGATCGCCAAGCATCGCAAGCAAGCCAGCGAACTGGTGGACAAGGTCGGTTTCGACAACTGA
- a CDS encoding ferredoxin--NADP reductase — MAAFNTERVLSVHHWNDTLFSFTTTRDSALRFHNGHFVMIGLEVEGKPLLRAYSIASANYEENLEFLSIKVQNGPLTSRLQHLKEGDTILVSRKPVGTLVVDDLKPGKHLFLFGTGTGLAPFMSIIKDPDVYERFDKVILVHGVRWVSELAYADFIEKELPDNEFFGDVVREKLVYYPTVTREPFRNQGRITELMENGKLCADIGIPQINPETDRAMICGSPHMLADISAMLDKRGFTVSPGVGQPGDYVVERAFVDK; from the coding sequence ATGGCTGCTTTCAACACTGAGCGCGTACTAAGCGTGCACCACTGGAACGACACCCTGTTTTCCTTCACCACGACGCGTGACTCGGCCTTGCGGTTCCACAATGGCCACTTCGTGATGATCGGATTGGAAGTTGAAGGCAAGCCCCTGCTGCGGGCCTACAGCATCGCCAGCGCCAACTATGAAGAGAACCTCGAGTTCCTCAGCATCAAGGTGCAGAACGGTCCGCTCACGTCGCGCCTGCAGCATCTGAAGGAAGGCGACACCATCCTGGTCAGCCGCAAGCCCGTGGGCACGCTGGTCGTCGACGACCTGAAGCCGGGCAAGCACCTGTTCCTGTTCGGCACGGGCACGGGCCTGGCGCCGTTCATGAGCATCATCAAGGATCCGGACGTCTACGAACGCTTCGACAAGGTCATCCTGGTGCATGGCGTGCGTTGGGTCAGCGAGCTGGCCTATGCCGACTTCATCGAAAAGGAACTGCCGGACAACGAGTTCTTCGGCGATGTGGTGCGCGAGAAGCTCGTGTATTACCCGACGGTCACGCGCGAACCGTTCCGCAACCAAGGCCGCATTACCGAGCTGATGGAAAACGGCAAGCTGTGCGCGGACATCGGCATTCCCCAGATCAACCCGGAAACCGACCGCGCCATGATCTGCGGCAGCCCCCATATGCTGGCCGACATCAGCGCCATGCTGGACAAGCGCGGCTTCACGGTATCGCCGGGCGTGGGCCAGCCGGGCGACTACGTGGTCGAGCGCGCATTCGTGGACAAATAA
- the glnL gene encoding nitrogen regulation protein NR(II): MNVEALDLLATSVFLVNERGHIEYANAAAEDLFGRSRKQLGGHSAATLFDSPENIQSSIDRAAAGRYADVRQLASLRRAAESVEVSVTTVGLTGQRWPVLIETREIEQRVLADRNHRLVDEIEAHRELLRNLAHEVKNPLGGLRGAAQLLEAELPSAALAEYTQVIISEADRLQALVDRLSGPQRVPLNARPVNIHEICERVCALIQAEFRNDVTLLRDYDASVPDLKGDAARLMQAVLNVARNAAQELVARPPGPRTEPGVVTLRTRVARQVMLAHRQHRLALVLSIIDNGPGVPDQIRDRIFHPLVTARAGGTGLGLSLAQDFVQQHGGIIEFESRPGRTEFRLVLPMEPAY; this comes from the coding sequence ATGAATGTAGAAGCTCTCGATTTGCTAGCCACGTCCGTTTTCCTGGTCAACGAACGCGGTCATATCGAATACGCCAATGCGGCCGCTGAAGATCTGTTCGGCCGCTCGCGCAAGCAACTGGGCGGCCACTCCGCCGCCACGCTGTTCGACAGTCCGGAAAACATCCAATCCTCCATCGACCGCGCCGCCGCCGGACGCTATGCCGACGTCAGGCAACTGGCCTCCTTGCGCCGCGCCGCCGAATCCGTGGAAGTGTCCGTGACGACCGTCGGACTGACGGGCCAGCGCTGGCCCGTGCTGATAGAAACCCGCGAGATCGAGCAGCGCGTGCTGGCCGACCGCAACCACCGGCTGGTTGACGAGATCGAAGCCCACCGCGAACTGCTGCGCAACCTGGCGCATGAAGTCAAGAATCCCCTGGGCGGCCTGCGCGGCGCCGCGCAATTGCTCGAAGCCGAGCTGCCCAGCGCGGCCCTGGCCGAGTACACCCAGGTCATCATTTCCGAAGCCGACCGCCTGCAGGCGCTGGTGGACCGCCTGAGCGGCCCGCAACGTGTGCCGCTGAACGCGCGGCCGGTCAACATCCATGAGATCTGCGAACGCGTCTGCGCGCTGATCCAGGCCGAATTCCGCAACGACGTCACGCTGCTGCGCGACTACGACGCCTCGGTGCCGGACCTGAAGGGCGACGCCGCCCGCCTGATGCAGGCCGTCCTGAACGTGGCGCGCAACGCCGCGCAGGAACTGGTCGCCCGGCCGCCGGGGCCGCGGACCGAGCCCGGCGTGGTCACGCTGCGCACGCGCGTGGCGCGGCAGGTGATGCTGGCTCACCGGCAGCACCGCCTGGCGCTGGTGCTGTCCATCATCGACAACGGTCCCGGCGTGCCGGACCAGATCCGCGACCGCATCTTCCACCCGCTGGTCACGGCCCGCGCCGGAGGCACCGGCCTGGGCCTGAGCCTGGCGCAGGACTTCGTGCAGCAGCACGGCGGCATCATCGAATTTGAATCCCGGCCCGGGCGCACCGAGTTCCGCCTGGTCCTTCCGATGGAGCCTGCATACTGA
- a CDS encoding ABC transporter permease: MHTDSLPRPLRLRWTERGAGWLAGAALIALAVLAPVLTLGWWALGGELSHWQHLASYVLPQALANTAMLLAGVGVLVTLLGTGAAWLVTAYDFPTRRVLTWALLLPLAVPTYIIAFAYLDLLHPIGPIQTAIRALLGYDSPRQFRLPDLRSIYGAIFVLGFVLYPYVYLSTRVMFMTQAASLLEAARTLGAGRIAVFFRVALPLARPAIVVGVSLALLETLNDIGASEFLGVQTLTVSVYTTWVTRSDLAGAAQIALTMLAIVIGLILLERHGRKRQRYANTQRMRPMQPRRLHGPGAAVAAVLGWIPVLIGFVAPALYLIVETYKRLHLVGGVSHQLLNGLSNTLIVAFSATIVTLLCGLIVAWAGRTLRESSGFNPGRACARIASLGYAVPGTVLAIGLLTPFVWIDTAVAKIFGGTGLFLMGSMGALVCAYAIRFLAISTGALEAGLARIPPSLEQASRLLGESSAGTLRRVHLPLLRPALAASALLVFVDAMKELPATLLLRPMNFDTLATWLYAEAARGTYEEGAVAALAIVLAGLFPVILLARTNLKMGH; the protein is encoded by the coding sequence ATGCACACAGATTCTTTGCCCCGGCCGCTGCGTCTGCGCTGGACTGAACGCGGGGCCGGCTGGCTGGCCGGCGCCGCCCTGATCGCGCTGGCCGTATTGGCGCCCGTCCTGACGTTGGGGTGGTGGGCGCTGGGCGGCGAACTCTCGCATTGGCAGCATCTGGCCAGCTACGTGCTGCCCCAGGCGCTGGCCAATACCGCCATGCTGCTGGCCGGCGTGGGCGTGCTGGTCACCCTGCTGGGCACCGGCGCGGCCTGGCTGGTGACCGCCTACGACTTCCCTACCCGGCGCGTGCTGACCTGGGCGCTGTTGCTGCCGTTGGCGGTGCCGACCTACATCATCGCCTTCGCCTATCTGGACCTGCTGCATCCCATCGGCCCGATACAGACCGCGATCCGCGCGCTGCTGGGCTACGACAGCCCGCGCCAGTTCCGCCTGCCGGACCTGCGTTCGATCTACGGCGCAATCTTCGTGCTGGGCTTCGTGCTCTACCCCTATGTGTACCTGAGCACCCGCGTCATGTTCATGACGCAGGCCGCAAGCCTGCTGGAAGCGGCCCGCACGCTGGGCGCCGGCCGCATCGCGGTGTTCTTCCGGGTCGCCCTGCCGCTGGCCCGGCCCGCCATCGTGGTGGGCGTGAGCCTGGCGCTGCTGGAAACGCTGAACGATATCGGCGCGTCCGAATTCCTGGGCGTGCAGACGCTGACCGTGTCGGTCTACACCACCTGGGTCACGCGCTCGGACCTGGCGGGCGCCGCGCAGATCGCGCTGACCATGCTGGCGATCGTGATCGGGCTGATCCTCCTGGAACGCCATGGCCGCAAGCGCCAGCGCTACGCCAACACGCAGCGCATGCGCCCGATGCAGCCGCGCCGCCTGCACGGCCCGGGCGCGGCCGTGGCCGCGGTGCTGGGCTGGATACCGGTACTGATCGGTTTTGTCGCGCCCGCGCTCTATCTGATCGTGGAAACCTATAAGCGGCTGCATCTGGTGGGCGGGGTGTCGCACCAGTTGCTGAACGGTTTGAGCAATACCCTGATCGTCGCCTTCAGCGCCACCATCGTCACCTTGCTGTGCGGGCTGATCGTGGCCTGGGCCGGACGCACGCTGCGCGAAAGCTCCGGCTTCAATCCGGGCCGCGCCTGCGCGCGCATCGCCAGCCTGGGCTACGCGGTGCCCGGCACCGTGCTGGCCATCGGCCTGCTGACGCCGTTCGTCTGGATCGACACCGCGGTGGCCAAAATATTCGGTGGCACGGGCCTGTTCCTGATGGGCTCGATGGGTGCGCTGGTGTGCGCCTACGCCATCCGTTTCCTGGCGATTTCGACCGGCGCGCTGGAGGCCGGCCTGGCCCGCATCCCGCCGTCGCTGGAGCAGGCTTCGCGCCTCTTGGGCGAAAGCTCGGCCGGCACGCTGCGCCGCGTGCACCTGCCGCTGTTGCGCCCGGCGCTGGCGGCCAGCGCCCTGCTGGTGTTCGTGGACGCCATGAAGGAATTGCCCGCCACGCTGCTGTTGCGGCCCATGAATTTCGACACGCTCGCCACCTGGCTCTATGCGGAAGCGGCCCGCGGCACCTATGAAGAAGGCGCCGTCGCGGCGCTGGCCATCGTGCTGGCCGGCCTGTTCCCCGTCATCCTGCTGGCGCGCACCAATCTGAAAATGGGACATTGA
- a CDS encoding ABC transporter ATP-binding protein codes for MPDLLELDHLSLAYDTPAGLKPVVQDLTLGLPVGHIGCLLGESGCGKTTVLRAIAGFEPVRAGRILLDGTVISSPTVQVAPEHRRVGMMFQDYALFPHLTVALNVAFGLRKLARPERARRVEEMLELVGLAHAANSYPHEISGGQQQRVALARALAPSPDLLLLDEPFSNLDVDTRERLAFEVRDILKTTGHTAILVTHNQAEAFAIADRIGVMSKGSIAQWDTPYNLHHHPASDFVRDFIRREALEERREQAYARGR; via the coding sequence GTGCCCGATCTGTTAGAACTCGATCACCTTTCCCTCGCCTACGACACTCCCGCGGGCCTCAAGCCCGTGGTGCAGGACCTGACGCTGGGCCTGCCCGTGGGCCATATCGGCTGCCTGCTGGGCGAGTCCGGCTGCGGCAAGACCACGGTGCTGCGCGCCATTGCCGGCTTCGAGCCGGTGCGGGCCGGCCGCATCCTGCTGGACGGCACCGTCATTTCCTCGCCCACCGTGCAGGTGGCGCCCGAGCATCGCCGCGTGGGCATGATGTTCCAGGATTACGCGCTGTTCCCGCACCTGACGGTGGCGCTGAACGTGGCCTTCGGCCTGCGCAAGCTGGCGCGCCCGGAGCGCGCGCGCCGCGTGGAGGAAATGCTGGAACTGGTGGGCCTGGCGCATGCCGCCAACAGTTATCCGCACGAGATCTCCGGCGGCCAGCAGCAACGCGTGGCGCTGGCGCGCGCGCTGGCGCCCTCGCCCGACCTGCTGCTGCTGGATGAGCCGTTCTCGAACCTGGACGTGGACACGCGCGAACGCCTGGCCTTCGAGGTGCGCGACATCCTCAAGACCACCGGCCACACGGCCATCCTGGTGACGCACAACCAGGCCGAAGCCTTCGCCATCGCCGACCGCATCGGCGTCATGTCCAAGGGCAGCATCGCGCAGTGGGACACGCCCTATAACCTGCACCATCATCCGGCCAGCGACTTCGTGCGCGATTTCATCCGCCGCGAAGCGCTGGAAGAGCGGCGCGAGCAAGCCTACGCCCGCGGCCGCTGA